TCCCTCCATAATTCCCAGGGAAATTCATCCTTTTCATCTATCTCCTGGGCTTTTGGGGCAACCATCCTATCTACGGTGTCTACAATGATTTTTTTGAAAAATTCTTGCTGCTCTGATAAGGTAAAGTCCATTATAACCCCTCCTTAGGAATTAAGTCGAAAATAATTTTGTATACAATATTTTAATGTAAAATTTTTGTCAAGGAAAATTAAGCCTGATTTTTCATGTTTCTATAAAACATCTTAATTTTGTTGACCTTACAGGGTGTTTTAATTTTCTTAGTGCCTTTGCCTCTATCTGTCTTATCCTCTCCCTTGTAACATCGAAAATCTGGCCTACCTCCTCAAGGGTGTGGTCGTATTTTTCCCCTACCCCGAAACGCTTCCTGATGACCTTTTCCTCCCTCGGCGTTAAGGTGGAGAGGACTGCGTTTAATTGATTGACCAGGTCGTCATATATGGCGCTATCTTGGGGCGTAGGTGATTTCTTATCTTCCACAAAGTCTGCAAGATGTGAATCTTCGTCATCTCCTATGGGAGTCTCAAGGGAAATGGGCTCTCTGGTTATCCTCAATGCCTTTCTCACCTTATCTACACTAAAACCTACCCTTTCTGCTATCTCGTCAGGGAATGGCTCTCTGCCAAACTCTTGAACAAGCTCACGTGACACCCTAATGATCTTATTTATAGTCTCTATCATGTGGACAGGTATCCTTATGGTCCTTGATTGATCGGCAAGTGCCCTTGTTATGGATTGTCTGATCCACCATGTGGCATATGTGCTAAATTTGTAACCCCTTTTGTATTCAAACCTGTCAACGGCCTTCATAAGCCCTATATTGCCCTCTTGAACAAGATCCAGTAAAGATAGCCCCCTGTTCGTATACTTTTTAGCCAGACTTACCACAAGCCTGAGGTTGGATTTTACAAGCTCGTTCTTTGCATGGCTACACCTCTTCTCTGCATCCTCTATCTTCCTTAGGTAATCCTTTAGGACATCATGTGAAATACCGGATTCAGACTCTATCTTCTGTAGTCTTTTGGTTAAAAGGATTATGTTCTTATCATTATCCTTTTTCCCCTTTCTCTTTAATCTTTCTATCTCATTCGTTGTCTTTTCTATCTTGTCTACGTATCGTTTCATCCTCCATACAATCTTATCAATCACTTTTCTGGTAAGGTTAATACCTGTTATGATCCTTTTGATCTCATCCCAGTCTTTTTTTGTAAGATTTTTCTTTCCTGTATATATGCTTTTTATACCCTCAAGCTGTTTTATCAGTCTATCTCTCTGGTAATCAAGCTCCATGTCAGAGCAGTCATCATCGTCAATATCCAGTGTCACATCCCTTGCAGTCATCTTGGATGCCTTGAGTGCATTAAGGACATTTAATAGTTCTTTAACGGTCCCCGGGAATGAGAGCAAAATCTGTTTTACCTCTTCTTTTGCTTCCTCCATTCTTTCGGCAATCTCCTTTTCCCCTTCCTTTGTAAGGAGAGATAGACTGCCCATCTCTTTTATGTAATGTCTAACAGGGTTCCCCACATCACCATCATGAAAACCTTCTAACTCTTCACCAAATATCTCTTCAAATTTGTCATTGACTGTTACGGATTCATCATTGTCTTCGGCAATATCGAATATATCCATTTCATCAAAGATATTTTCATCCCTTTCTGCCTTAACCAAAATAGATGAAAACTCCTTCTGTTCTTTGTTTTCATCATAACCAAAAAATTCTTTCACCTTATCAGGCATGGTTACCTCACTTATTTTATTTTTTTAAAAGTGCCAGGACCTGCCTCTTTTCATTCAGCAGTCCCATAATAACCACCTCGTCTCCCCTTTTTTCCGCTTCTGAAAGTTTCTCTGTTATCCTTACCAGTTCCTCTTTTATAAACTTCTTTTCCACATGTTTCAGATAATCAAACAATACCTTCTCCAATTCCTCTTCTGTGCTTTCAAACCTTTCGAAGGCACATTCACAGATGATCTCCTTCAGCTCAGGTTCATCAATGACATTCAAAAATGTATTAACCTCAAAGACCATTGATTTTCCATGATATTCCAGTATCCCTTGAAGAACTTTCTTTATAGGGCAATCTTTTATGAATCTCATCACCTCCTTTTCCTTAAAAAATTCTATAAGGTTAGGATTATTAATCAATATCCCGATCACCTTTTTTCCTATAATATCTGTTGTGTTTTCAACACCATAGGCCTTCTCAATGTTTTTTGTCCTCTTGCCATCCCAAAAAAGATGCTCCTCTACCTGTGTAAGCTCTGAGATTCTCTTGATATAGAGGCTTTTTTTCACATCATTTCTTATATTCTCTATGTAAGGCATTACATTTTTTATAAAAGATAATTTTCCTTCCAGACTTTTTACGCCACTTTTTTTCATTTGAAAGTCAAGATAAAATTCGAGGATGGGCTTTTTTTCTGACAGGGTATGAATAAGCCTTTCTTTCCCATGCTCCCTTATAAAACTGTCAGGGTCATGGCCAGGAGGTAGAACTGCAATCCTTGCATTTATATCCATCTCAGAGAAGAGTTCTATGAGCCTCAATGAACTCTTGATACCTGCCTCATCTCCATCTAACATAAGGGTTATGTTCTCTGTATAATTTTTTAGTTTTAAGATCTGCTCTTTTGTAATGGATGTGCCCAAAGTGGCCACTATATTTTTGATACCATTGATATAAAGGGATATAAAATCAAAATAACCCTCTACGATATAGACCTCGTCTGCATCACCTATAAATTTCCTTGTCCTGTCCAGTCCGAACAAGGATATCCTCTTGGAATATATAGATGACTCCGGGGAGTTAATATATTTGGGCATTGCATCCTTTTCTATAGCCCTTCCCCCAAAAGCAATTACCCTCTTGTTAATATCAAAAATGGGAATTACAATCCTTCCCCTGAAGATATCATATATCTCACCATTTGCCGTCCTGAGTATTCCAGTGCTCATGAATATGTCAGCAGGTATCCCTGAGCTATTAAGAAATCTTTTAAAATCAATCTTTCTGTCGCTATAGCCTAATCTGAACTCCTCTATGGCATCCCTGCTTATTCCTCTTTTTAAGAGGTATTGCAATGCATTTGGTGAATCTTTGAGATTTTTATTATAATGATCTGACAACCTTCCCATGGCTTCAAAGAGGCCTGTCCTTTTTGAATTGGAACCTTTTGTTAGTTTGATGCCATATTGTTTTGCCAATGACTCTATGGCCTCCCCAAAGCTTATGTTTTCGTATTTCATGACAAAATTTACCACATTGCCACCAGCATGGCATCCAAAGCAATGAAATATTTGTTTCTCTGGGCTTACTGTAAAGGATGGAGTCTTTTCCTGATGAAAAGGACAAAGCCCAATATAATTCCTTCCTGTCTTTCTGAGTTTTACATACTGGGTTACAACATCCAGTATATCGATCTGAGAGAGCACCTCTTCGAGATTACCTGTCATATAAGCTCCAGAATTGTAATGCCTGTATTCCTCTCATCCCTTATTATATCCTTTATAAACCTTGTATCAGCAAAGTGTTCCCTCACAGCATTCATAAGCCTACCTGTCCCTATACCATGAAGTATCCTTACCTTATGAACGCCTTGAACAAGTGCCCTGTCAACGAATCTATCGAGTTCTCTAAGGGCATCTTCTACCCTCATACCTATTATGTTTATCTGTGGTTCATTTATATGTTCATATTCAATTTTTATGTCCTGTGTCTTGTTAGATACCGTCTTTTTCTCTTCCCTTGAAAGCCTTGTAATAAAACCCCTGTTTATCTTAGTCCTCAGGTTGCCCATGACAACCTCTACTGTATCATTTTCTTTATCTATATGGGCAACATAACCTCTTGTGCCCAGATTTTTTATCTTTACATAATCACCAATTTTTATATCCTCATATCCTGCCTCTGTCTCTTCAGGGTGTTCTTTTCTCAATGCTATAATCTTTTGTCTTGCAGCCTTTAAGGATGCCCTATCTTTTTTTGCCATCTCTTTCCTTATATCTTCTATCTCCATCTCCAGTTCAACAAGCTTAATACGGTATTTTTCCTCTAATGACCTTAGGTATTCTTCTCTCTTCTCTTTTAAGATATCAAGCCTCTTTTTAATGTCCTCCCTTAACCTTTTTGCCTTAAAAAGCTCTTCTTCTGCTTCATGCTTCTTTTGTTTGAGAGAATTAATAAGCTCATTTAGCATTTGTTCCTGAGAACCTAAGTATTCATAACTCTTTTCTATTATCTTCTGGTGCACAGATATATTCTTTGCCACATTTATAGCATTGCTATAGCCAGCCACACCATAATTTAAACTATATTTTGGCTTCATGGTCTCTTCATCAAAATCTGTGGCTACATTTATGGCGAATGGTTTTGTATATCCATATGATTTAAGGAGATTAAGATGTGTTGTCACTATAACCCTTGAACCCTTCTCGACAAAGCTATCTATTACAGCCATAGATATGGCAGATGCCTCCTGTGGTTCGGTGTTTCCACCTATCTCATCTATAAGTATCAATTCATCGCCCTGTGCCTTTTCATAGAGTTCTGAGATGGTCTTCATATGGGCTGTAAAGCTACTCAACTCCATAGATATATCCTGTTCATCACCAATAATGGCATAGATACCCGAGAAAAATGGAACCCTTGGTCTCCCTGATGCAGGTATGAACATGCCTGCCAATGCCATTGCCGAAAGGAGCCCTGTTGTTTTAAGGGCAGCTGTCTTTCCACCTGCATTAGGACCACTTATTATCATGGCCTTTTTGTCCTTTTCCATGTATATATCTACAGGGACGGTCTGGTCTTTTCTTGAGAGGTATATAAATGGATTTACAGCAGCCTTTATTTCAAAATCAGTATTCTGTGATACCTCTGGCCTTACGCAATTAAACTGTATGCTGAAAAGGGCTATACTGCTATATATATCCAGTTCTAATATTGCCTCGAGATTGGCATATATTTCTTCCTTAAATCTTGCTGCGTGTGTGGTTAAATCCTTAAGTATCCTTTTCTCTTCCTCTTTTTCCTCATTCTCCAATATATTTATTGTATTATTAAGTTCAACACACTCCATAGGTTCAACAAAAGAGGTCTTTAAAGAGTGGGAGTAATCATGGACAATCCCATTTATAGCCTGATTGAAGTTTGGTTTTAAAGGTATTACATATCTATTGTTTCTAATAGCTATATAGAAATCCTGTATAAAAGATCTTACTGCCTCCCTATCCATTATCCTTTCAAGGAGCTTTCTTATCTTCTCCCTGTTCATGAAGAGTTCTGTCCTTATCCTTGAAAGCTCATAGGTAGCTGTATCCTCTATAAAACCTTCTATATTTATTGTCTTGATTATCTTCTGATAAACCGCTGGCAATGGTTTGATCTTTGCCAACATTTCTATGATAAATGGTTTTTTGTTAAAGGCATTTTTTAAAAAATTCAAGGTCTCATGACATGACCTCAAAAAATCTGCAAGCTGCAATAACTCCCTTATCTCAAGTATTACATCCTTAATGGATAATCTTTTTAGGGTTTCTCTTATATCGATGGTGTTATAAAGGGGGATTTTCCCATCCCACTTGATAACCTCTATAACTGCTTCTATCTTATCCTGACGGGCAGATATTGTCTCTATGTCTTTTAATGGTCTTATTTGAGATAAGGATTCACCTATGAAAGGGGTTGTAGAGTAATTATGGAGAAAGTCAATAAGCCTTGTATAATCTATATATGAAAGTGTCTTATCAATCATATAGGGCTTTGTGACTACCTATTTTGATGATAGTCTCTTAAGCACCAGTTCGCTTAACACTTTTCCGTCTATCCTCCCGGGGTATTTCCCTAATAGAAATTTTATAACCTTACCCATATCCTGCTTTCCAGTAGCCTGAAGATTGACAATAGCCTCATCTATCTCCTTGATAAGCTCTTCCTCTGACATTGATGCGGGCAGGAGCTCTTTTAAAAGCTCAAGTTCTTTTTCCTCCTTTTCTATAAGGTCTTTCCTGTTACCTTTTTTAAATCCCTCTATGGACTCAAGGCGCTGTTTTACCGAGGACCTGACGATGGAAAAAAATTCTTCCTCTGTGATAGGCCTTATCTTCTCCACCTCTTTGTTCTTAATGGCTGCAAGGAGCATCCTATAGGTCGATACCTTTACGGTATCCCTGTTTTTTATGGCATCTTTGAGCCCCTGCTCTATTCTGGATTTAAATTCCATTGTTAATAGAGACCCTTATCCATTGTTCTTTTAATCTTCTTAAGCGCCCTCTTTTTAGCAGCGAGTATCTTCTTTTTTCTTTTGACGCTGGGTTTTTCGAAGTGCTCTCTCTTTTTTATCTCAGAGAGTATGCCTGTCTTCTCGCATTGCTTTTTAAACCTTCTAAGGGCACTTTCGAATGATTCTCCTTCCCTTACTATAACTGCTGGCATCCATCTTTCCCTCCCTCCATATTAAAAATATATATTTAAAATATCTTTATTCATATCCAAAGATTAACTATTAAAACCTAAACCTATAGTCAAAGTCAACAAATTTCCCCACCTATGAGGAATACTTTTTTAAAAGCCTGTCTATTTTTTGAATCTGTCTTCATTGAGTCCTTCATTGATTTCTTCTGTCACCCTTCTTCGTGTCTTTTTCTCTCCTCACGCCTTAATTCTCGCCTTAATAGTTTGCCAACCTTTGATTTAGGCAGCATATCCCTGAATTCTATATAGTGAGGTATCTTATAGGAAGCAAGCCTGTCTCTGCACCATCTGATAAGGTCATAGCCTGTTATACCCTTGACATCCTGTTTTAAAACAACAAATGCCTTTATCCTCTCACCAACCTTTTCATCAGGAATACCAACGGCACATGCTGCAAGCACGGCAGGATGGTCCTGAAGTGCTGCCTCTATCTCAGATGACGATACCCTGTAACCTTTGTGCTTTATGGTATCTGCAGTCCTGTCTACAAAATAAAAAAATCCTTGTTCGTCCTGTCTGACTATATCACCTGTCTTATACCATACCCTGCCATCTGCCACCACGAATGCCTCTTTTGTCTCTTCTTCCTTATTCCAGTATCCCTCCACCATATGTTCAGAAGAGACCAAAAGCTCCCCTGCCTCACCTATCTTAACCTCTTCACCTGTTAGCTCATCTACGATCTTTACTCTTTTTATGGGAAGCACCTTACCTATAGAACCTTGAGGCCTTTCCTTATCTACAGGTGACATAGTAATACCACCACATGTCTCTGTGGCACCGTAACCTTCAAATATCTCTTTACCTATCTTTTCCTTCCATCTCTTTGCTATCTCCATGGGAAGAACATCGCCTCCACTGAAACAGTATTTAAGAGAAGACAGATCATAGTATTCAAGCCTGTCGTGTTCAAGGATCATCCTATAGAGTGCCGGAACAGCAAAAAATGTCTTTATTTTATACTTCTCAATATATGAAAGAAAGGCATCGATATTCACCTTTGGCATAAGGACAACGCTATCGCCGGTTACACAAAGTGGTCCAAGCCCGAACACCTGGCCGAGTATATGGAATAATGGCCCTCCCTGAAGAACTATATT
The sequence above is drawn from the Syntrophorhabdaceae bacterium genome and encodes:
- a CDS encoding Smr/MutS family protein — translated: MIDKTLSYIDYTRLIDFLHNYSTTPFIGESLSQIRPLKDIETISARQDKIEAVIEVIKWDGKIPLYNTIDIRETLKRLSIKDVILEIRELLQLADFLRSCHETLNFLKNAFNKKPFIIEMLAKIKPLPAVYQKIIKTINIEGFIEDTATYELSRIRTELFMNREKIRKLLERIMDREAVRSFIQDFYIAIRNNRYVIPLKPNFNQAINGIVHDYSHSLKTSFVEPMECVELNNTINILENEEKEEEKRILKDLTTHAARFKEEIYANLEAILELDIYSSIALFSIQFNCVRPEVSQNTDFEIKAAVNPFIYLSRKDQTVPVDIYMEKDKKAMIISGPNAGGKTAALKTTGLLSAMALAGMFIPASGRPRVPFFSGIYAIIGDEQDISMELSSFTAHMKTISELYEKAQGDELILIDEIGGNTEPQEASAISMAVIDSFVEKGSRVIVTTHLNLLKSYGYTKPFAINVATDFDEETMKPKYSLNYGVAGYSNAINVAKNISVHQKIIEKSYEYLGSQEQMLNELINSLKQKKHEAEEELFKAKRLREDIKKRLDILKEKREEYLRSLEEKYRIKLVELEMEIEDIRKEMAKKDRASLKAARQKIIALRKEHPEETEAGYEDIKIGDYVKIKNLGTRGYVAHIDKENDTVEVVMGNLRTKINRGFITRLSREEKKTVSNKTQDIKIEYEHINEPQINIIGMRVEDALRELDRFVDRALVQGVHKVRILHGIGTGRLMNAVREHFADTRFIKDIIRDERNTGITILELI
- a CDS encoding AMP-binding protein, with the translated sequence MDVYSAFLEVAKKDPYKPALYFLGEKMTFRFIEQAVEHFASGLTSIGVKEGDRVMIYLPNTPQWIIGWLSIQKLGAIAVPITPIYTSRDVSYIASDSGAKTIICADTNFGYVKELKEEGLFDNVIVTNLADLLPNYKKFVGKMFDRIPTGKSGKGKGVYTFLKIIEDRSRDVRPKIDAHMPLEILYTGGTTKNPKGVPINHALFLESVRAQMEVSYPLIPPSENIVLQGGPLFHILGQVFGLGPLCVTGDSVVLMPKVNIDAFLSYIEKYKIKTFFAVPALYRMILEHDRLEYYDLSSLKYCFSGGDVLPMEIAKRWKEKIGKEIFEGYGATETCGGITMSPVDKERPQGSIGKVLPIKRVKIVDELTGEEVKIGEAGELLVSSEHMVEGYWNKEEETKEAFVVADGRVWYKTGDIVRQDEQGFFYFVDRTADTIKHKGYRVSSSEIEAALQDHPAVLAACAVGIPDEKVGERIKAFVVLKQDVKGITGYDLIRWCRDRLASYKIPHYIEFRDMLPKSKVGKLLRRELRREERKRHEEG
- the dnaG gene encoding DNA primase, with translation MTGNLEEVLSQIDILDVVTQYVKLRKTGRNYIGLCPFHQEKTPSFTVSPEKQIFHCFGCHAGGNVVNFVMKYENISFGEAIESLAKQYGIKLTKGSNSKRTGLFEAMGRLSDHYNKNLKDSPNALQYLLKRGISRDAIEEFRLGYSDRKIDFKRFLNSSGIPADIFMSTGILRTANGEIYDIFRGRIVIPIFDINKRVIAFGGRAIEKDAMPKYINSPESSIYSKRISLFGLDRTRKFIGDADEVYIVEGYFDFISLYINGIKNIVATLGTSITKEQILKLKNYTENITLMLDGDEAGIKSSLRLIELFSEMDINARIAVLPPGHDPDSFIREHGKERLIHTLSEKKPILEFYLDFQMKKSGVKSLEGKLSFIKNVMPYIENIRNDVKKSLYIKRISELTQVEEHLFWDGKRTKNIEKAYGVENTTDIIGKKVIGILINNPNLIEFFKEKEVMRFIKDCPIKKVLQGILEYHGKSMVFEVNTFLNVIDEPELKEIICECAFERFESTEEELEKVLFDYLKHVEKKFIKEELVRITEKLSEAEKRGDEVVIMGLLNEKRQVLALLKK
- the rpsU gene encoding 30S ribosomal protein S21, encoding MPAVIVREGESFESALRRFKKQCEKTGILSEIKKREHFEKPSVKRKKKILAAKKRALKKIKRTMDKGLY
- a CDS encoding GatB/YqeY domain-containing protein; protein product: MEFKSRIEQGLKDAIKNRDTVKVSTYRMLLAAIKNKEVEKIRPITEEEFFSIVRSSVKQRLESIEGFKKGNRKDLIEKEEKELELLKELLPASMSEEELIKEIDEAIVNLQATGKQDMGKVIKFLLGKYPGRIDGKVLSELVLKRLSSK